In one Chloroflexota bacterium genomic region, the following are encoded:
- a CDS encoding radical SAM protein, which produces MNLDYRTSTNKLADCSFELGPIRPPSEAYSLLIRATRNCPWNRCQFCPVYKGQKFELRPAEDIIKDIETAKAIADEIKELAWRMGYGNRLMDVAATIYNGYQHNATICNVALWLWAGGKSAFLQDANTLIMRTPDLVKVVSFLKQAFPELNRITSYARSKTAAKKSLEELKELKDAGLSRLHIGMESGSNPVLSYVEKGVTAEEHIVGGKKVKEAGISLCEYVMPGLGGRKMSSDHVIGTATVINEIDPDYIRLRSLHIRPGVPLWSKVEAGDFELQTEDEVVEEIGKFIEKLEVTSQLKSDHILNLLPEVEGKFPEAKTACLATINRYLALPPQERLNFRLGRRAGHYEKLDDLYDTYKYQKVDEAIKRITSEAPDSIDNIILQIKGSFI; this is translated from the coding sequence ATGAACTTGGACTATCGCACCAGCACAAATAAATTAGCCGACTGTTCCTTTGAGTTAGGGCCAATAAGACCACCTAGTGAAGCCTATTCATTACTGATAAGGGCAACCAGAAACTGCCCATGGAATCGATGCCAATTCTGTCCAGTTTATAAAGGACAAAAATTCGAACTCAGACCGGCTGAAGATATAATCAAGGATATAGAAACAGCCAAAGCCATCGCCGACGAGATAAAAGAACTCGCTTGGAGAATGGGTTATGGCAATCGACTCATGGATGTGGCTGCAACAATCTACAACGGATACCAACATAATGCCACCATCTGCAACGTGGCTCTCTGGCTGTGGGCAGGTGGCAAATCTGCCTTTCTCCAAGATGCCAATACCCTGATAATGAGGACTCCTGACTTAGTCAAGGTAGTTTCCTTTTTGAAACAAGCTTTCCCTGAGCTTAACAGGATAACCTCATATGCCCGTTCAAAAACTGCCGCCAAGAAGTCGTTAGAGGAATTGAAAGAACTCAAAGATGCCGGGCTTTCCCGATTACACATCGGGATGGAAAGCGGCTCTAACCCTGTGCTCAGTTATGTGGAAAAAGGAGTTACGGCTGAGGAACATATCGTAGGCGGCAAGAAGGTAAAAGAAGCTGGTATTTCATTATGTGAATATGTGATGCCCGGACTTGGTGGCAGGAAAATGTCATCAGACCACGTTATCGGGACAGCCACGGTTATAAATGAAATAGACCCCGATTATATCAGGCTGCGTAGTCTCCACATCCGCCCGGGTGTGCCCTTGTGGTCAAAAGTAGAAGCCGGCGATTTTGAACTCCAAACAGAAGACGAGGTGGTTGAGGAAATCGGCAAGTTCATCGAAAAGCTCGAAGTCACCAGCCAGCTTAAGAGCGACCATATATTGAATCTTCTACCCGAAGTAGAAGGTAAATTTCCAGAGGCAAAAACAGCCTGCCTAGCAACAATAAACAGATATCTAGCATTGCCGCCCCAGGAAAGGCTCAATTTCAGACTGGGAAGAAGAGCCGGCCATTATGAGAAACTGGATGACCTCTACGATACGTATAAATATCAGAAGGTCGATGAAGCTATCAAGCGTATTACCTCAGAAGCCCCAGACAGCATTGACAATATAATCCTTCAAATAAAGGGGAGTTTCATTTAG
- a CDS encoding ABC transporter permease codes for MGKSWLRDYIIKRLIYTVIIAWGILTITFILVRVGPSSPADKYLANLAARGQDIAQIRAAIEARYGLDKPIYEQYVDYMGNLFQGNWGWSFSTSMPVTELIKSHWIYSFQLILLSSLFAAFLGILIGIYSAVKQYTKTDYAFTFLSFIGISIPNFWLGIMLILAFSVKLGLFKTYYDTTLPLFSLDNLKALVLPVITLGTGMLAGYVRYTRSAMLDNLRKAFVTTARAKGLPERTVIGKHVFRNAMLPLVTIIMFDLGSIVFGGAYLTEIIFGIPGLGQISFNAIFANDYPVVVAVTLIGTFIVLLVNLMTDITYTYLDPRIRYD; via the coding sequence ATGGGAAAAAGCTGGCTCAGGGATTACATAATCAAGAGGCTCATCTACACGGTCATCATCGCCTGGGGCATACTGACCATCACTTTCATCCTGGTAAGAGTCGGCCCCAGTTCGCCTGCTGATAAGTATCTGGCAAATCTCGCTGCCCGAGGACAGGATATAGCACAGATAAGAGCTGCCATCGAGGCGCGGTATGGCCTGGACAAGCCTATCTACGAGCAATATGTAGACTATATGGGCAACCTGTTCCAAGGGAACTGGGGATGGTCTTTCAGTACCTCGATGCCGGTAACCGAGCTAATCAAGTCCCACTGGATTTACTCTTTTCAGCTCATACTATTGAGCAGCCTATTCGCTGCTTTCCTTGGCATCTTAATCGGCATTTACTCGGCGGTTAAACAATACACCAAGACAGATTATGCTTTTACCTTTCTTTCCTTTATTGGAATATCGATACCAAACTTCTGGCTCGGCATCATGCTGATTTTAGCCTTCTCAGTGAAACTCGGATTGTTCAAGACTTACTACGACACCACTTTGCCACTTTTCTCCCTTGACAATCTAAAAGCGCTGGTCCTACCCGTTATAACCCTGGGCACAGGAATGCTAGCCGGCTATGTCAGATATACTAGGTCGGCTATGCTAGATAACTTGAGGAAAGCATTTGTCACCACCGCGCGAGCCAAGGGGCTGCCTGAGCGAACTGTTATCGGCAAACACGTCTTCAGGAACGCTATGCTGCCCCTCGTCACTATTATAATGTTTGATTTAGGCAGCATCGTCTTCGGTGGAGCCTATCTTACCGAGATCATCTTCGGTATCCCTGGACTGGGACAAATATCCTTTAATGCCATCTTTGCCAATGATTATCCCGTGGTAGTAGCTGTAACCCTTATCGGGACATTTATAGTGCTTCTGGTCAACTTAATGACTGATATCACATACACTTATCTTGACCCAAGGATAAGATATGATTGA
- a CDS encoding ABC transporter permease → MIEKLQDIIRRVSQDSWRNTRLLNYYWQRTQRNKLAVFGLTFIIFLVLLAIIGPFFTLDPTAANFEEKNIPPVGFTIEQFVYNIETDEFTTKEIPGTWKHPLGTDSKGRDMLAMIVSGARVSLLVGLIATLIAIILGTIIGVLSAYLGGWTDNALMRFTDIMMTFPFFLLLVLIIFIFGPRLAFIVLAIGLTGWTGTARLIRSESLSLRTREFVVAAKALGASDNRVIFRHLIPNVISLIIVIATLSIPGVILAEAALSFIGLGDPTVPSWGIILEAGQYSLNTAWWVAVEPGIMLFLTVLAFNFLGDGLRDAFDPKSNI, encoded by the coding sequence ATGATTGAAAAGCTGCAAGATATCATTAGAAGGGTTAGCCAAGACTCGTGGCGCAACACACGGCTGCTTAATTACTACTGGCAAAGGACACAAAGAAACAAGCTAGCCGTGTTTGGTCTAACCTTCATAATCTTCCTGGTTTTATTGGCAATAATCGGCCCCTTCTTTACTCTGGACCCAACAGCAGCCAATTTCGAGGAAAAAAACATACCGCCCGTGGGTTTTACAATCGAACAGTTCGTTTACAACATAGAGACTGATGAATTCACTACTAAAGAAATTCCCGGAACCTGGAAACATCCGCTGGGCACGGATAGCAAAGGCCGCGATATGCTGGCGATGATAGTCTCTGGAGCCAGGGTATCACTGCTAGTTGGTTTAATCGCTACTCTCATAGCCATAATACTGGGAACGATTATAGGCGTCCTGTCAGCCTACCTGGGTGGCTGGACAGACAACGCTCTGATGAGATTCACTGACATTATGATGACCTTCCCCTTCTTCCTACTGCTGGTGCTCATAATCTTTATTTTTGGACCAAGGCTGGCTTTCATAGTATTAGCAATAGGACTGACTGGCTGGACAGGTACTGCCAGGCTGATTCGAAGCGAATCTCTCTCGTTAAGGACACGAGAGTTTGTCGTTGCCGCTAAAGCCTTAGGCGCCAGTGATAACAGGGTCATCTTCCGCCATCTCATACCCAATGTCATCAGCCTGATTATAGTCATAGCCACTTTATCTATCCCGGGAGTAATCTTAGCTGAAGCCGCTTTGAGCTTTATCGGTTTGGGCGATCCCACAGTGCCCAGCTGGGGGATAATCTTAGAGGCCGGACAATATAGCCTTAACACTGCCTGGTGGGTAGCTGTGGAGCCAGGAATCATGCTCTTCCTAACAGTTCTTGCTTTTAACTTTTTGGGCGATGGACTGAGGGACGCCTTCGATCCCAAGAGCAACATATAG
- a CDS encoding HAD family hydrolase, with protein MINLDEVKIVSFDVEGTLVTPDFSYAVWFEAIPERYAERNGIDFELARKTVEEEYRKVGDQRLEWYDVRYWFEKLGLGTPDLVMERCESKVRYYPEVKEVLASLSARYKLVAASGSTRDFLHHLLQDIEPYFTKIFSSLTDYRQLKTSEFYLKMCQVMEVKPSQVVHVGDNWQFDFVAPREIGIQAFYLDRRRQTDHQNSIASLLQLNAHLAD; from the coding sequence ATGATTAATCTTGACGAAGTCAAGATAGTTTCTTTTGATGTTGAAGGTACGCTGGTAACGCCAGACTTTAGCTATGCTGTCTGGTTTGAAGCCATTCCTGAACGCTATGCTGAGAGGAATGGTATTGATTTCGAGTTGGCCAGGAAAACCGTTGAGGAGGAATACCGGAAGGTGGGTGACCAGAGATTGGAATGGTACGATGTTCGATATTGGTTTGAAAAGCTTGGCTTGGGCACGCCTGACTTAGTTATGGAGAGGTGTGAGAGCAAAGTGCGCTACTATCCAGAGGTCAAAGAAGTGTTGGCATCATTAAGTGCAAGATATAAACTCGTTGCAGCTTCTGGGTCAACGCGAGATTTTCTGCATCATCTTCTTCAGGACATTGAGCCTTACTTCACCAAGATTTTTTCCTCGCTAACAGATTACAGGCAGCTGAAGACATCCGAATTCTACTTGAAAATGTGTCAGGTGATGGAAGTTAAGCCTAGCCAGGTAGTTCATGTTGGCGATAACTGGCAATTTGATTTTGTCGCCCCAAGGGAAATAGGTATCCAGGCATTCTACCTTGATAGGAGACGACAAACCGACCACCAAAACTCTATAGCTAGCCTGCTACAGTTGAATGCCCATTTGGCAGATTGA
- a CDS encoding ABC transporter ATP-binding protein, whose product MDNVILKVGNLKTYFLTSRGVVKAVDGVDFELRRGECLCLVGESGCGKTVTALSILRLFDSPPGKIVGGQINYDSLDLTKCSSKQLRQIRGKDIAIVFQEAQSALNPVLTIGDQIIEQIKLHLPLDYSRARDRAMTLLNEMGIPSADRVMSYYPHQLSGGMKQRVLIAMSLSCDPQVLIADEPTTAVDVTIKAQILDIFRELKTRRQMSVIFITHDLAVVAEIGDRAVVMYGGKDVETAPVSEIIGSPKHPYTSGLIECLPDTSKSADRLASIPGITPNPLEMPQGCAFHPRCPKAMRICNQQEPSEIIISKEHKVSCHLYT is encoded by the coding sequence ATGGACAATGTGATACTCAAGGTTGGCAATCTAAAGACATACTTCCTCACCAGCCGTGGCGTAGTCAAGGCGGTAGATGGTGTTGACTTCGAGCTCAGGCGCGGTGAATGCCTCTGCCTCGTTGGCGAATCCGGTTGCGGCAAGACAGTAACCGCACTATCCATTTTGCGCTTATTTGATAGCCCGCCAGGAAAAATAGTTGGCGGTCAAATAAACTACGATAGCTTGGACCTAACCAAATGTTCTTCAAAGCAACTAAGACAAATTAGGGGCAAAGATATCGCTATAGTCTTCCAGGAAGCACAATCCGCCTTGAACCCAGTACTAACCATAGGTGACCAGATAATCGAGCAAATAAAACTCCACCTGCCATTGGATTACAGCAGGGCTAGAGACAGGGCTATGACCTTGCTCAACGAAATGGGCATACCTTCAGCAGATAGAGTGATGAGTTACTATCCGCATCAGCTATCAGGTGGCATGAAACAGAGGGTACTCATAGCCATGAGCCTGTCCTGCGACCCACAAGTTCTAATCGCTGACGAACCAACCACCGCAGTAGATGTTACCATCAAGGCTCAGATACTGGACATATTTCGTGAACTGAAGACCAGGAGACAAATGTCGGTAATTTTTATAACTCACGACTTAGCAGTGGTGGCCGAAATAGGAGACCGAGCCGTGGTCATGTACGGTGGTAAAGACGTCGAGACAGCACCGGTCTCTGAAATAATCGGTAGCCCAAAGCATCCCTATACTTCCGGCCTAATCGAATGCCTGCCTGATACCTCCAAATCCGCAGATAGACTGGCATCGATTCCTGGAATAACACCCAACCCCCTGGAAATGCCTCAAGGTTGTGCTTTCCACCCCAGATGCCCTAAGGCAATGAGAATCTGCAACCAACAAGAGCCATCAGAAATTATCATTTCTAAAGAGCACAAGGTAAGCTGCCACTTATACACATGA
- a CDS encoding ABC transporter substrate-binding protein, producing the protein MKKSGIFITLLMALLTLTAGCAKVEVKKGGTFIQGVSGGDAESLNRILISDATSASYYEHTVDSLATYDNKFNIQLRCLAKDVEVSPDGLVYTITIRDDLKWSDGSPATAEDYVYTLKNLMFSDWLNYPYKGDWQEEINGEKVFVTPEVVNATTFKITRQTVDPEFVYIIYDLFPYPKYIATKYEGDVKSFTEAPEFNNLTYTGNLGPYRFKEWNRNDRYVVEKNPEYYLGKDIGAPYFDQYIVKLFGTPATRQAALEAGDITYTGIEPEQANRFRNMGNIKVYTIPSGGCTLLAFNQRANGWEGLKKKSIRQAIAMSINKETITQSILLGFAEPAFSFIPSISPWYDKENTVKYGIGELYDKRKATEIFYQEGYGMKKEDGTIKVTKKDGDLLQLILATNQGSKVAEDIAFQVRRDLLTLGIETQIKLVPWSMLLRQFMENKVPGSDQEPRDNNGPEAVSQEAWDIMLLGFGSDVLAPSGSRVFYATDGGLNFMGYANPEVDNLFKQIKTKEALDKEFRKQIYAKLSLLLSDDLPVDFLLYHRSNLGFQKNVGGIDPGPSIGYNYHLWYFE; encoded by the coding sequence ATGAAGAAATCAGGAATTTTTATAACTCTATTAATGGCCCTGCTTACTTTGACCGCAGGTTGTGCCAAGGTCGAAGTTAAAAAAGGAGGTACCTTCATACAGGGAGTTTCGGGCGGTGATGCCGAGAGTTTAAACCGGATTCTGATCAGCGATGCCACTTCCGCAAGCTATTACGAGCATACAGTGGACTCGCTAGCCACATACGACAACAAATTCAACATCCAACTGCGCTGCTTAGCTAAAGATGTAGAGGTATCACCAGACGGCCTGGTTTACACCATAACCATCAGGGACGACCTCAAGTGGAGCGATGGCTCGCCGGCCACCGCCGAAGACTATGTCTACACACTGAAAAACCTGATGTTCTCCGACTGGCTGAACTATCCGTACAAAGGAGACTGGCAAGAGGAGATAAATGGAGAGAAAGTATTTGTCACACCTGAGGTAGTCAATGCCACCACATTCAAAATAACCCGCCAAACCGTTGACCCGGAGTTCGTCTATATCATCTACGACCTGTTCCCCTACCCCAAGTATATCGCCACCAAATACGAGGGCGATGTCAAGTCCTTTACCGAAGCACCGGAGTTCAACAACCTCACCTATACGGGAAACTTGGGACCTTACCGCTTTAAAGAATGGAACAGAAATGACAGATATGTAGTGGAAAAGAATCCTGAATATTACCTGGGGAAGGATATCGGAGCTCCCTATTTTGACCAATACATCGTAAAACTCTTCGGCACTCCAGCCACTAGGCAAGCAGCCCTAGAAGCCGGTGACATAACCTACACTGGAATCGAGCCAGAACAAGCCAACAGATTCAGAAATATGGGTAATATCAAAGTGTACACCATACCAAGCGGAGGTTGCACCCTGTTAGCCTTTAATCAGAGAGCTAACGGCTGGGAAGGGTTGAAGAAGAAGTCCATCAGGCAAGCCATAGCCATGTCAATAAACAAAGAGACCATCACGCAATCTATACTCCTCGGCTTCGCCGAGCCTGCCTTCAGCTTTATCCCGTCAATATCCCCATGGTATGACAAGGAAAACACGGTCAAATATGGAATAGGAGAGCTTTATGACAAGAGAAAAGCCACTGAGATTTTCTACCAGGAAGGCTACGGAATGAAAAAAGAAGATGGCACCATAAAGGTCACCAAAAAGGACGGTGACCTTCTTCAGCTTATCCTGGCAACTAACCAAGGTAGCAAAGTGGCCGAAGACATAGCCTTCCAAGTAAGGCGGGATCTCCTTACCTTAGGTATAGAGACGCAGATAAAGCTGGTACCATGGTCTATGCTATTGAGACAATTCATGGAGAACAAAGTACCAGGGAGTGACCAGGAACCCCGAGACAACAATGGTCCTGAAGCAGTTAGCCAGGAGGCCTGGGACATAATGCTGTTGGGCTTTGGCAGTGATGTGCTGGCACCATCCGGAAGCCGTGTCTTCTACGCCACCGATGGAGGCCTTAATTTTATGGGCTATGCTAACCCCGAAGTAGACAATTTATTCAAACAGATTAAAACAAAAGAGGCGCTAGACAAAGAGTTCCGTAAACAAATCTACGCCAAACTATCACTTCTGTTGTCTGATGACCTGCCTGTGGACTTCCTCCTTTATCACAGATCCAACCTAGGCTTTCAGAAGAACGTCGGGGGGATAGACCCTGGCCCCAGTATAGGCTACAACTACCACTTGTGGTATTTTGAATGA
- a CDS encoding tagatose 1,6-diphosphate aldolase, protein MTRLSTGKIRGLQQISTPEGIFIICAMDHRGSLKAMIEKEQLDDEVDYQEIVEHKLELCAALAPYTSAVLLDPNYGAAQCISGGVLPGHTGLLVSIEATGYESDPQGRITTLLNGWNVEKIRRMGASAVKILVYYRPDLTGVANRQLNTIQVVAEECQKYDIPLLVEPKTYLTKGEDTGTSQFAARKPSLVIETARQITSLPIDVLKAEFPADLKYETDRARLIDFCQQLDKASQVPWVILSAGVDYETFRKEVEIACQAGASGFLGGRAIWQEAIHFADKKERIKFLSTIVAGRLKELAEIAKKYAVPWYHKLGIKGHELVTIQENWYLNY, encoded by the coding sequence ATGACTAGACTAAGTACTGGCAAAATCAGGGGCTTGCAGCAGATTTCAACGCCTGAAGGGATCTTCATAATCTGCGCCATGGACCATAGAGGCTCCCTCAAGGCTATGATTGAAAAAGAGCAACTTGATGACGAAGTTGATTATCAAGAAATCGTTGAACACAAGCTAGAACTATGTGCTGCTTTAGCCCCCTATACAAGCGCTGTCCTGCTAGACCCCAATTATGGTGCCGCCCAGTGCATCTCCGGAGGAGTCCTCCCCGGGCACACTGGATTACTGGTTAGCATCGAAGCTACTGGCTACGAAAGTGACCCGCAAGGACGAATAACCACCTTACTCAATGGCTGGAATGTAGAAAAAATCAGACGCATGGGTGCCTCAGCGGTCAAAATCCTGGTCTACTACCGACCCGATCTAACTGGTGTTGCCAATAGGCAATTGAATACAATACAGGTGGTGGCAGAAGAATGCCAGAAGTACGACATTCCCCTCCTCGTTGAACCAAAAACCTACCTCACAAAGGGTGAGGATACCGGGACATCCCAATTTGCTGCCCGGAAACCGAGCTTGGTAATTGAGACCGCCCGCCAGATTACGTCTTTGCCAATTGACGTACTTAAAGCGGAGTTTCCTGCCGACCTGAAATATGAAACTGACAGAGCGAGACTCATCGATTTCTGTCAACAATTGGACAAGGCTTCACAGGTGCCCTGGGTTATCCTAAGCGCTGGCGTAGACTACGAAACATTCCGAAAGGAAGTGGAAATTGCTTGCCAGGCAGGTGCTTCAGGATTCCTTGGCGGCCGGGCTATCTGGCAAGAAGCCATACATTTCGCAGACAAAAAGGAACGAATAAAATTCTTATCAACAATTGTGGCTGGCAGACTAAAGGAACTAGCCGAGATAGCCAAAAAATATGCAGTTCCCTGGTATCACAAACTTGGCATCAAGGGTCATGAATTGGTCACCATCCAAGAAAATTGGTATTTGAATTATTGA
- a CDS encoding dipeptide ABC transporter ATP-binding protein: MKHKINHKLLRVSKLKKYYPITAGLFSRHIGDIKAVDGVTFDIEEREVLGLVGESGCGKSTLGKTIPRLEEPTSGEILYKGKDVTELDKRGLRELRREIQIIFQDPDASLDPRMTVGDSISEPLVIHKIGNEKKRIEKVAELMEQVGLEARQVNLYPHEFSGGQKQRIGIARALAMNPKLIIADEPVSALDVSIQAQILNLMMDIQEKFGLAYLFIAHDLSVIKHMARRVAIMYLGKIVELASKKETFDNPLHPYTEALLSAVPSFKPKDKDRILLRGDVPSPLNPPTGCHFHPRCHRVLPICSQEEPEFAELSEGHFVACHLYTDRI; encoded by the coding sequence ATGAAACACAAGATAAATCACAAGCTACTACGGGTAAGTAAGCTAAAAAAGTATTATCCGATAACCGCCGGCCTATTCTCCCGGCATATAGGAGATATCAAAGCTGTAGACGGGGTAACTTTCGACATTGAAGAAAGAGAGGTCCTCGGCTTGGTTGGAGAATCAGGATGCGGCAAATCGACCCTGGGCAAAACAATCCCCAGGCTTGAGGAGCCAACCAGCGGAGAAATCCTGTACAAAGGAAAGGATGTTACTGAACTAGACAAAAGGGGGCTTAGGGAACTAAGGAGAGAAATACAAATAATATTCCAAGACCCCGATGCCTCACTCGACCCAAGAATGACTGTGGGTGATTCCATCTCTGAGCCACTGGTTATACACAAAATTGGCAACGAAAAGAAGCGAATAGAAAAGGTAGCCGAGTTAATGGAGCAGGTTGGTTTGGAAGCCAGACAAGTGAATCTATATCCACATGAGTTCAGCGGCGGTCAAAAACAACGTATCGGTATAGCTCGTGCCTTAGCCATGAACCCAAAGCTTATCATTGCTGATGAACCAGTGAGCGCCCTGGATGTATCTATACAGGCTCAAATTCTAAATTTGATGATGGACATTCAAGAAAAGTTTGGGCTGGCTTATTTGTTTATCGCCCACGACCTGTCAGTGATAAAGCATATGGCGCGCAGAGTGGCCATAATGTATTTAGGAAAAATCGTTGAGCTAGCCAGCAAAAAAGAAACTTTCGACAACCCTCTCCATCCTTATACTGAAGCACTTTTATCAGCCGTCCCCAGCTTTAAGCCAAAAGACAAAGATAGAATACTGTTGCGTGGCGATGTCCCCTCACCACTAAACCCACCAACCGGCTGTCACTTCCACCCTAGATGCCATCGGGTATTACCGATCTGCAGTCAAGAGGAACCCGAGTTTGCCGAACTATCCGAAGGTCATTTCGTGGCCTGCCACCTCTACACAGATAGGATTTGA
- the pyk gene encoding pyruvate kinase, translated as MSLDIARTSYRRTKIICTIGPSTSSTLVIKELLQAGMDVARINFSHGTPKEHTKYIKTLRQAAKKAGVPLAIMQDLPGPKNRTGKLKKSAIELKENADFILTTREILGDEHRASVGLPYLPSIVKPGDMIFLDDGAIELRVTALSNTEVSCQVVVGGILGEDKGINIPGVTWDAPTITEEDWNHLIFGLRHDVDVVALSFIREANDVLKVRKFLRKRKKAPVLIAKIERREALDNLDKILEAADGAMVARGDLGIEIPIQRVPIVQKEIIQKCNHLGKPVVVATQMLESMVNSPRPTRAEVSDVANAIFNGADAIMLSEETAVGSYPVEAVSMMTQIALEAEATLPYEEILANKGKDLQPETDDAISYAACHTAHQLGAAAIIAFTSSGSTARRVAKYRPKVPIIAITPSQTTQRQLSLSWGVRAFQIPEPSKIAGLFSRGARVAKRTGLANDGDLVVITGGVPIGISGSTNLLKVERVK; from the coding sequence ATGTCTCTCGATATCGCACGTACATCATACCGTAGAACAAAAATAATCTGCACGATAGGGCCAAGTACCAGCTCAACTTTAGTGATAAAAGAACTACTCCAAGCTGGCATGGATGTAGCTAGAATCAACTTTTCCCACGGTACTCCTAAGGAGCACACCAAATACATAAAAACTCTTCGCCAAGCGGCTAAAAAGGCTGGGGTACCACTAGCCATAATGCAAGACCTGCCCGGACCGAAAAATAGAACTGGCAAGCTGAAAAAAAGTGCTATTGAACTTAAAGAAAACGCCGATTTCATCCTCACTACGAGAGAAATTCTAGGAGACGAACACAGAGCATCCGTGGGCTTGCCCTACCTGCCAAGCATCGTCAAGCCCGGCGACATGATATTCCTCGATGATGGTGCTATAGAGCTTAGAGTAACAGCTCTTAGTAATACAGAGGTCAGCTGCCAAGTAGTAGTTGGAGGCATTCTTGGTGAGGATAAAGGTATCAATATACCGGGCGTAACTTGGGACGCCCCCACAATCACCGAAGAGGACTGGAATCATCTCATCTTTGGCTTGAGACATGATGTAGACGTTGTAGCCTTATCTTTCATTAGAGAAGCTAACGATGTTCTCAAGGTGAGAAAATTCCTCCGGAAAAGAAAAAAGGCCCCAGTGCTTATTGCAAAAATTGAGAGGCGCGAAGCTCTGGATAACCTCGATAAAATATTAGAGGCAGCTGATGGCGCCATGGTCGCCCGTGGCGACCTTGGTATCGAGATCCCCATACAAAGGGTGCCTATAGTTCAAAAGGAAATCATCCAGAAGTGCAACCACTTGGGAAAGCCAGTTGTTGTAGCTACTCAAATGCTGGAGTCGATGGTTAATTCACCACGTCCCACCCGTGCTGAGGTTAGTGATGTAGCCAATGCTATCTTTAACGGTGCTGATGCCATCATGCTATCAGAAGAAACCGCTGTTGGTAGCTATCCGGTAGAAGCTGTATCTATGATGACACAGATCGCTCTGGAGGCAGAGGCTACCTTACCCTACGAAGAAATTCTGGCCAACAAAGGCAAAGACCTCCAACCTGAAACAGACGATGCCATCAGCTACGCTGCCTGTCATACTGCTCATCAACTGGGAGCTGCAGCTATCATTGCCTTCACTTCATCAGGAAGCACTGCACGGCGTGTCGCTAAGTATCGCCCCAAGGTACCAATTATAGCTATTACCCCCAGCCAAACAACGCAGAGACAGTTGTCACTATCCTGGGGAGTACGCGCCTTTCAAATTCCCGAGCCTTCAAAAATAGCCGGCTTATTCTCCCGAGGAGCTAGGGTAGCTAAAAGAACTGGATTAGCTAATGATGGTGACTTAGTTGTTATCACCGGAGGTGTACCTATAGGCATTTCCGGCAGCACCAATCTACTGAAAGTGGAAAGAGTTAAATGA
- the pfkB gene encoding 1-phosphofructokinase produces MIATLTLNPSLDKTVTVEELVIDEANRWTSLRRDPGGKGINVSRVVHELGGETIAYGFIGGIDGETLKHLLQQQGVPFDFTPIEGEIRSNFIITDLKTRRQTRIDAPGPHIPRYELEKLIQKVTHIKPKPDFLVFAGSVPPGIPADIYRQLIEKAKNSGIKTVLDSDNKWLQEGIKAKPNVIKPNVHEAEDLLETHLRDEAAIVEAVKTLVNQGIEIATISRSKDGLIVANGEKILKVTPPQVEIRSTVGAGDSTIAGLVLKLSQGHGIEEASRWAVASGTAATLTPGTELCRREDVERLLPQVKVEIL; encoded by the coding sequence ATGATTGCCACGTTGACTTTGAATCCGAGCCTGGACAAAACGGTTACCGTTGAGGAATTGGTGATAGATGAAGCCAATCGTTGGACTAGCTTGCGCCGAGACCCCGGTGGCAAAGGAATCAACGTCTCCCGGGTCGTCCACGAACTCGGAGGCGAGACAATCGCTTACGGCTTCATAGGCGGCATTGACGGCGAAACATTAAAGCATCTTCTTCAACAACAAGGGGTCCCCTTTGACTTCACTCCAATTGAGGGAGAAATAAGGAGCAACTTCATCATCACGGATTTAAAAACTCGCCGCCAAACCAGAATCGACGCTCCGGGACCACATATCCCAAGATACGAACTGGAAAAATTAATACAAAAAGTAACACACATCAAGCCAAAACCTGATTTTCTTGTCTTCGCCGGCAGTGTTCCCCCCGGAATACCTGCTGACATCTACCGGCAACTAATAGAAAAGGCTAAAAATAGCGGTATAAAAACAGTGCTCGATTCGGATAATAAATGGTTACAAGAAGGAATAAAGGCTAAACCAAATGTCATTAAACCAAATGTGCACGAAGCCGAAGATCTGCTAGAAACACATCTGAGAGACGAAGCAGCAATTGTTGAGGCGGTGAAGACTCTGGTCAACCAAGGCATCGAAATTGCAACTATCTCCCGAAGCAAGGATGGGCTTATAGTCGCCAACGGGGAAAAGATCCTAAAAGTAACACCACCCCAGGTAGAGATTCGCAGCACTGTAGGTGCCGGTGACTCAACTATAGCTGGGCTGGTGCTAAAACTAAGTCAGGGGCATGGGATTGAGGAAGCCTCTCGTTGGGCAGTAGCCTCCGGAACAGCAGCCACACTGACTCCGGGCACCGAACTCTGCCGCCGAGAGGACGTAGAAAGGCTTCTCCCTCAGGTTAAAGTAGAAATATTGTGA